Proteins from one Mytilus galloprovincialis chromosome 11, xbMytGall1.hap1.1, whole genome shotgun sequence genomic window:
- the LOC143052119 gene encoding uncharacterized protein LOC143052119, with product MSRYSFIFFIFGVWKFIEATSPYKVPQCPGAPPLKCPKLFVNKCGHLNSCPKGQVCCPFATPRECGKRCINVGGPPSLPPPPPPPPPPPPHVGIPPPPHDVCKLRKDPGPCKGSIPRFYYDHRRMKCRKFTYGGCKGNANNFLTKHSCNKACSKVYDCYAPITKGTCHKHIRRWGYDKTKKQCVRFWYSGCGGNSNNFPSKHDCKRYCRTHYKPCPSFKCHLQCSNGYDTDSHGCKLCKCKPITYDCKKVYCKTKCLNGYKKDSNGCDTCDCNTWKCKKPYCQRHCKHGYVKDSHGCQTCKCKPWVCPQIYCPIPCPHGLEKDIHGCPTCKCKVYECPKKTYCPQPCPHGYVIDSNGCQTCKCKDYVCPKKPYCPKPCPHGYVIDSNGCQTCECKDYVCPKKTYCPKPCPYGYETDSHGCETCKCKKYVCPKKPYCPKPCPHGYETDSHGCETCKCKKYVCPKKPYCPKPCPYGYETDSHGCETCKCKKYVCPKKPYCPKPCPYGYETDSHGCETCKCKKYVCPKKPYCPKPCPYGYETDSHGCETCKCKKYVCPKKPYCPKPCPHGYETDSHGCETCKCKKYVCPKKPYCPKKCPDGYELDSNGCETCKCKCYPRPCPRPCPNGNVINIYGCETCECKCLPRPCPRPCPHGVVIDIYGCDTCDCKPCPKKPYCPKPCPHGYELDINGCETCKCKPIVCPKKPYCPKPCPHGYVSDSNGCKTCKCKPCPIPYCPIPCPHGYELDSHGCQTCKCKPYVCPKKTYCPKPCPHGYVIDSNGCQTCKCKDYICPKKPYCPKPCPHGYELDSNGCQTCKCKPWVCTKPSCEKLCNYGYWLDSHGCQTCKCKPYICKKPDCPIPCLHGYEMDSNKCQTCKCKPYVCKKVYCSNTCNNGYKKDSYGCSTCHCVTYNCKKTYCTSPCPHGYKNDSHGCKTCYCNH from the exons GTCAAGTATGCTGTCCATTTGCTACGCCAAGAGAATGTGGCAAGCGGTGTATAAATGTCGGAGGACCACCATCACTACCGCCACCGCCGCCAccgccaccaccaccaccaccacacGTGGGTATACCACCACCACCACACG ATGTATGTAAACTTCGTAAAGACCCTGGACCATGCAAAGGTTCTATTCCGAGATTTTATTACGACCATAGAAGGATGAAGTGTCGTAAATTTACATATGGAGGTTGTAAAGGAAACGCCAATAATTTCCTTACAAAACACAGCTGCAACAAAGCTTGCAGCAAAG TGTACGACTGTTACGCACCAATAACAAAAGGTACTTGTCATAAACATATTAGACGTTGGGGCTACGATAAAACGAAAAAACAGTGTGTCCGTTTCTGGTATTCAGGCTGTGGTGGTAACAGCAACAACTTTCCAAGTAAACATGACTGTAAAAGATATTGCAGAACACACT ATAAACCTTGTCCATCATTCAAATGCCACTTACAATGTTCAAATGGATATGACACTGATTCTCATGGATGTAAGCTTTGTAAATGCAAACCAATAACATATGACTGTAAGAAAGTATACTGTAAAACTAAATGCCTGAATGGATACAAGAAAGATTCAAATGGGTGCGATACGTGCGACTGTAACACATGGAAATGTAAGAAACCGTACTGTCAGCGCCATTGCAAACATGGGTATGTGAAGGACAGTCATGGATGTCAGACTTGTAAATGCAAACCTTGGGTTTGTCCACAAATTTATTGTCCTATACCATGTCCGCATGGACTCGAGAAGGACATTCATGGATGTCCAACATGTAAATGTAAGGTATATGAATGTCCAAAGAAAACCTACTGTCCGCAGCCTTGTCCTCATGGATATGTGATCGACAGTAACGGTTgtcaaacatgtaaatgtaaagaTTATGTTTGTCCGAAAAAGCCATATTGTCCTAAACCATGTCCTCATGGGTATGTAATCGATAGTAACGGTTGTCAGACCTGTGAATGTAAAGATTATGTCTGTCCTAAAAAAACATACTGTCCTAAACCATGCCCATATGGGTATGAGACAGATAGTCACGGATGcgaaacatgtaaatgtaaaaagtaTGTCTGTCCTAAAAAACCATACTGTCCTAAACCATGCCCACATGGGTATGAGACGGATAGTCACGGATGcgaaacatgtaaatgtaaaaagtaTGTTTGTCCTAAAAAACCATACTGTCCTAAACCATGCCCATATGGGTATGAGACAGATAGTCACGGATGcgaaacatgtaaatgtaaaaagtaTGTTTGTCCTAAAAAACCATACTGTCCTAAACCATGCCCATATGGGTATGAGACGGATAGTCACGGATGcgaaacatgtaaatgtaaaaagtaTGTCTGTCCTAAAAAGCCATACTGTCCTAAACCATGCCCATATGGGTATGAGACGGATAGTCACGGATGcgaaacatgtaaatgtaaaaagtaTGTCTGTCCGAAAAAACCATACTGTCCTAAACCATGCCCACATGGGTATGAGACGGATAGTCACGGATGcgaaacatgtaaatgtaaaaagtaTGTTTGTCCGAAAAAACCATACTGCCCTAAAAAATGTCCAGATGGATATGAGCTTGACAGTAATGGATGTGAgacatgtaaatgtaaatgttATCCAAGACCATGTCCCAGACCCTGTCCTAATGGAAATGTAATCAACATTTACGGATGTGAAACATGTGAATGTAAATGTTTACCAAGACCATGTCCTAGGCCCTGTCCTCATGGTGTCGTGATCGACATTTACGGATGTGACACATGTGATTGTAAACCATGTCCGAAAAAACCATATTGTCCTAAACCTTGTCCACATGGATATGAGCTTGACATTAATGGATGTGAGACATGTAAATGTAAACCaattgtttgtccaaaaaaacCATACTGTCCTAAACCATGTCCTCATGGGTATGTCAGCGACAGTAACGGATGTAAGACATGCAAATGTAAACCTTGTCCCATTCCATATTGTCCCATTCCATGCCCACATGGGTATGAGCTTGACAGCCATGGGTGTCAGACATGTAAATGCAAACCATATGTCTGTCCGAAAAAAACATATTGTCCTAAACCATGTCCACATGGGTATGTGATCGACAGTAACGGTTgtcaaacatgtaaatgtaaagaTTATATTTGTCCTAAAAAACCATACTGTCCTAAACCCTGTCCTCATGGATATGAGCTTGACAGCAATGGGTGTCAGACCTGTAAATGCAAACCATGGGTGTGTACTAAACCATCTTGTGAGAAACTGTGTAACTATGGGTATTGGTTGGACAGTCATGGGTGCCAGacatgtaaatgtaaaccatATATTTGTAAAAAACCAGATTGTCCAATACCATGTCTCCATGGATATGAGATGGACAGTAATAAATgccaaacatgtaaatgtaaaccatACGTATGTAAAAAAGTATATTGCTCCAATACGTGTAACAATGGTTATAAGAAAGACTCATATGGATGTTCAACGTGTCATTGTGTCACTTACAATTGTAAAAAGACCTACTGTACATCTCCTTGTCCACATGGTTATAAAAATGACTCTCATGGATGCAAAACGTGCTACTGTAATCATTAG